A single window of Ictalurus furcatus strain D&B chromosome 3, Billie_1.0, whole genome shotgun sequence DNA harbors:
- the psap gene encoding prosaposin: protein MLLTLLLVSTAVASPLLGTEQCARGPPYWCQNAKTASICGAVSHCQQNVWNQPHVKSVPCDLCKEVLGVVDKLLKENSTEAEVLSYLEKTCQLIPDEGLAAQCKEVVDNYFPVLIDVIKGELDNPDVVCSALGLCVSQQEALAKAQLMSNKIPKVDLSQRFNPLLLNIPQLLYPKENVNKEKETTTEANSDVCDDCVKFLTDIQAEAKKNTTFVNSLIEQLESQCELLGPSFSDICKQYIGQYAPLIFQQLMSMQPKDICCRAGFCDSTPESVPMLNLVPAKTIAAKKNIPAIKLVKSAKKMVRARESPQCAICEFVMKELESIIQDQTSEEQVIQAVEKVCNLLPSTLSAQCKDLIETYGQAIIELLLQEASPKAVCAILGLCRDASRAFIPVLEKAEFEAGGFCDVCKMAVRYIDGILEQNATEAQIEDAVKKVCNFLPDEFKTQCDQLIEQYEPLIVQLLLQALDPEFVCMKLGACPGALKMLLGIEQCSWGPAFWCKNIETATRCNAVTHCTRHVWN from the exons ATGCTTCTCACGCTTCTTTTGGTCTCAACTG CTGTGGCCAGCCCTCTGTTGGGAACTGAGCAGTGTGCTCGTGGACCCCCATACTGGTGCCAAAACGCCAAGACTGCCTCCATTTGCGGCGCAGTCTCCCACTGCCAACAAAATGTCTGGAACCAGCCTCATGTG aaatctGTGCCATGTGACTTGTGCAAAGAGGTGTTGGGTGTGGTGGACAAACTGCTCAAGGAGAACTCAACAGAG gctGAGGTCCTGAGCTACCTTGAGAAAACATGCCAGTTGATTCCTGATGAAGGCCTGGCTGCTCAATGCAAGGAAGTTGTAGACAATTACTTCCCTGTCCTTATTGATGTTATTAAAGGAGAGCTG GACAACCCAGATGTGGTATGTAGTGCTCTTGGCCTGTGTGTAAGCCAGCAGGAGGCTCTTGCCAAAGCTCAGCTCATGTCCAATAAGATTCCTAAGGTGGATCTGAGCCAGCGGTTTAACCCGTTACTCCTCAACATCCCTCAGCTCCTTTACCCCAAGGAGAATGTCAATAAGGAGAAGGAGACCACCACAGAG GCGAATAGCGACGTGTGCGACGACTGTGTGAAGTTCCTCACTGACATTCAGGCGGAGGCCAAGAAAAACACCACCTTTGTCAACTCCCTGATTGAACAGCTTGAGAGCCAGTGTGAGCTGCTGGGTCCTAGCTTTTCTGATATT tgCAAGCAGTACATTGGCCAGTACGCACCTCTTATTTTTCAGCAGCTCATGTCCATG CAACCCAAAGACATCTGTTGCCGTGCAGGTTTCTGTGACTCCACCCCCGAATCTGTGCCCATGCTGAATCTGGTTCCTGCTAAAACCAtcgctgcaaaaaaaaacatccctgcCATTAAGTTGGTAAAGTCTGCCAAG AAGATGGTGCGTGCCCGTGAATCCCCACAGTGTGCCATCTGTGAGTTTGTGATGAAGGAGCTTGAAAGTATAATCCAGGACCAGACCAGTGAG gaacaggtgatACAAGCTGTGGAGAAAGTGTGCAACCTCCTTCCCTCCACCCTTTCTGCACAGTGCAAGGATCTGATCGAGACCTATGGTCAGGCAATCATTGAACTGCTGTTACAGGAAGCTAGTCCCAAGGCTGTCTGCGCTATTCTGGGGCTGTGCAGGGATGCGAGTCGCGCCTTCATCC cTGTGCTTGAGAAGGCTGAGTTTGAGGCTGGTGGGTTCTGTGACGTGTGCAAGATGGCCGTGCGCTACATAGATGGCATCCTGGAGCAGAATGCCACAGAGGCCCAGATCGAGGACGCAGTGAAAAAAGTCTGCAACTTCCTGCCTGATGAATTTAAAACGCAG TGTGACCAGCTCATCGAGCAGTATGAGCCTCTGATTGTCCAGCTGCTGCTCCAGGCCCTCGACCCCGAATTTGTCTGCATG AAGTTGGGTGCATGCCCTGGGGCACTGAAGATGCTGCTGGGAATTGAGCAGTGCAGCTGGGGCCCAGCCTTCTGGTGCAAGAATATAGAGACTGCCACCCGCTGTAAT GCGGTGACCCACTGCACACGTCACGTTTGGAATTAG